The genomic DNA GGCGGCTTTGGCAAACCGGGCCATTGCTTCGAATACGCCTGCCGTTCTGCTTTCCCGGCGCATCCGCCGCGAACAACTGCCCGGCAATGTGCTCGCCGTGTTGCCGCCCTTCGCGGATGGCCTGCTGGTCGCCGCCGCGGCGCGGTTGGCGGCGTCCGGTTATCGCGTTACCAGTGGCGGGTCTGCAGAAATTGCCGCGCGAGGCGATTTCCACGGTGAGCTGTCGGAAGAGGAAGCGCACGACGACAACCAGACCCGCGCGGCGTTGTCGCCGCGCGAGGCGGAGGTGCTGGCGCTGCTGGCGGAAGGCGCGCCCAACAAGGTGATCGCCAGGCGGCTCAACATTTCGGTGCACACGGCGAAGTTCCACGTCGCCGCGATCCTGATCAAGCTCGGCGCCGCCAACCGCACCGATGCGATCGCGATCGCCATGCGGCAGGGATTGGTCCTGGTCTAGACCTCCCTGGGCGCGACGTTGCGTAATCTCGAACTGGCCCCTTGGGCCTTGCGTCAGGCTAGTCCACCGCGCAAGTTGCCCCCCTGTTGCTGAGGGAGGCTAAGGATGTCGCTCAAGGGAAAGACGCTGTTCATCTCGGGCGGGTCGCGCGGGATTGGGCTGGCGATCGCGCTGCGCGCGGCGCGCGACGGCGCCAATGTGACGATCGCCGCCAAGACCGCTGAACCGCATCCGAAACTGCCGGGCACGATCTACACCGCCGCTGAAGAAATCGAGCAGGCCGGCGGCAAGGCGCTGCCGATGCTCTGCGACATCCGCGACGAGGCTCAGGTCGCCGATGCGGTAGCAAAGACCGTCGAGCGGTTCGGCGGCATCGACATCTGCGTCAACAATGCCAGCGCCATCCAGCTCACCGGCACGCTGGAAACCGACATGAAGCGCTACGACCTGATGCACCAGATCAATACGCGCGGCACCTTCCTGGTCTCCAAAATGTGCATTCCGCACCTGAAGTTGGCAAAGAATCCTCACATCCTGAATCTGGCGCCGCCGCTCGACATGAAGGCCAAGTGGTTCAAGAACCATGTCGCCTACACCATGGCCAAGTTCGGCATGTCGATGTGCACGCTGGGCATGAGCGCCGAGTTCGCCGGCGCCGGCATCGCCGTCAATTCGCTCTGGCCGATCTCGACCATCGACACCGCTGCGGTGCGCAATCTGCTCGGTGGCGCGACGGTGGCCGCGATGAGCCGCTCGCCCGACATCATGGCCGATGCGGCGCGTGCGATCTTCCTGCGCCCATCGCGCGAGGCGACGGGCAATTTCTATATCGACGAGGAGGTGCTTCGCGCCGAGGGCGTCACGGATTTTTCCATCTATGCGCCGGGCGCAAAGGGGCCGCTGGCCGGCGACTTCTTCGTGCCGGACGAGGTGTTCGCGAACTCGCGGACGAACGTCAAAAGAATCTACTGACGGGTTGCAGCCGTCTCGCTCCACCTCGGCCTTCTTGCCCTTGGCCCGCGCAAACCAAAAAGCCCCGCCGGAGAGGGGGGCCGGCGGGGCTCATGTGTCCCGCTGGAGTCGGGACAGGGCAGGGAACGCCCTGGCTAGAATCTGGGTGCCGCAATGCGGCGATTCAATGAGCGTGGCGGCATAAGCAGGACAATTCTTCTTGAATTTTCAATGAAAAGGCCCGTCCGGATCCGGACGGGCCTCGTCTTGCCGCGCTGATTCCGAAAATCGGGTCAGGATCTTGAAATCAAAAACTAAAGCGCGTCGAGCTGAAACGGATTCAGGCGATGCGCTTCAGGTCTTTGTTTCGTGCATGTCGCCCAAAACCGCCATGCACTTTTGGGCGACATGCATTAGTCATTGCTCCGTGTTGCTCGCCACTGGCGCCACCAGCGAGGTGATGCGGCGAATGGCGACGCGACGGTTCTCGCGGTTCGGGCCAGGCGTATTCACCTTGAGATACTCCTCGCCATAACCCTGCGTGGTGAGGTTCTCGGCAGGGATGCCGAACGCGTTGGTCAACGCTTCGGCCACCGCCTCGGCACGCCGATCCGACAGCGCGAGGTTGGCGTCGGGCGTACCGACAGCGTCGGTATGGCCTTCGATCAGGAAGGTCTCCGCCGGGTTCTTCTTCAGGAGTTTTTCCATGGCGGTGGCCACGCCTTCGAGCTTCTGCACCTCTTCATCGGAGATCGTGGCCGAGCCGAAGTCGAAGTTCAGCGTGTCGAGATCGATGCGGCGGGCGATGTCGCGCACGCGGGCCGAGCGCTTGACCTCGTCGATCGAGTAGAGGCGCTGCACCCTCTCCACCGGCGGCTGTTCGAGGAAGGTGTAATACTCGTCCGGATCCTCGACTTCCTCCGAATCCAGGATGTAGTCGCGGCGCGAGATGTCGAGCCGCATCGGCGGCAGGTCGTCGCCGGGATCGCGCCATTCGTCGACATCGTTGTAGTACCGCTCGTCGACATAGCTCAGCACATATTCGTGGCCATCCGGCGTGATGCGCGATCGCCTGATGACGTCGCCATTGCGGTTGCGGATGGTGACGATCTGGATGCCGTTGTCGCGCTCGACGATTTCGCGGGTGCGGTCGCCCGAAAGATCCTCGTAGTAGACGTTCCTGGCGCCGCGCGTGATGCGAGGCGCCTCGTTGCTTTCCACGAATGTCTGGTTGTTGAACTGGAGGATCACGCGGTCGCCGAACTGCTTCACCACGTCCGCGCCCTGCGGCCGGCGGCGATCGCGGACAACCTGCTCGGGCGTAAGCTCAATCCGCTTGCCCTTTTCCTCGGTGACAGGCACGAACTTCTCAGGCTGGATTTCCTGTTGCGCGGCCTTGTCGTCGGTGGGCGGCGGACCCTGGTCGACCGGCGCAGGCGTCTGCGCCTGCTGGCCCTGAAGCTGTTCGGTTTGATTGCCAGTTTGGCCGGTACCGCCTTGCTCAACACCAGCCTGACCGCTTTCGTTCTGGCCGGCCGGCCGACGGCCCTTGCGCTTGCGCACCACATCCTTCTGGCTGTCGAAGATGGGGGCCTCGTTCGCATTGGCAGGCGCTTGGCCCTGCGCGGCAGTGCCGGCGGTTGCCCCGCCTTCGGCCGGCTGCTCGCCGGGGGCGGGCTGCTGCTGCCCCGTTGCGGGTTGCTCCGTCAGCGGTTTTTTGGCTTGCCTCTTGTTCTGGTTCGAAGGCTGTTCCTCTTGAGCTGGCGCCTGCTCGGTCCCGGCCGGTGCCTGCTCGGCTCCCGGAACCGGCAACGGCTTGAGCTTACGAGAGGCCTGACCTGCGGGTGCTTGTTCGGCAGGGGTCTGGCCTTGCTCGGCAGGTTGCTGGCCCAGCTTGCGTTTCTTGCCGGGCTGGTTGTCATTTGCCGGCTGTTCTGACGGCTGTTCCGCAGGCGCGGCTTCCTGCTGCTGATTGAGCTTCTTCTTGCGCAGTTGCTGCTGGTCGGGGGCGACCTGCTCGGCCGGAGCCGTCTCGCTCTGCTGCTGATTGAGCTTCCTCTTGCGCAGTTGCTGCTGCTGGTCCGGGGCAACCTGCTCGGCCGGTTGCTCAGCCGGCGCGGTTTCGGTTTGCTGCAGCTGGCGCTTCTTCCTGCGCGGCTGCTGCTCGTCGGTCGCCGGTGCGGCCTGTTCCGCGGGCTGCTCGGCCGGCGCGGTCTCAGTCTGTTGCTGCAACTGGCGCTTCTTCCTGCGCGGTTGCTGCTCGTCGGCCGCAGGCTGGCCGCCCTGATCGGCCGGGGCTGCCTCGATCTGTTGCTGTTGATCGCGTTTCTTGCGCGGTTTGAGCTGCTGCTCGGCGGGGGCTGCCTGCTCCGTCTGGCCGGTATCCATCTGCTGCTGGTCCTGCCGCTTCCGGCGCGGCTTCTGCTCCGGCTCTGCAGGCTGTTCGGCCGGGGCCGATTGCGTCTGCTGTTGCTGCTCGCGCTTCTTTCTCTTCGGCTGCTCTGCTTCCCCCTGCTGGCCCCCGGCTTGCGCACAGGCCTCGGCCGACTGGCCTTCGGCGCAGTTCTCCTGCGCCAGAATCACCGGCGCTCCATGCGAGGCGCCGAAAACGGCATTCCCCTGCAGCGGATACGCGCCCAACGGCGCGGATGCCATAAGCAGGCCGATTGCCGTACCCGCCAGAATCCGTGGTTGGCGTTTCATATCGATTTTCTCCTAGTGGGGTCCCATCCCTGCCCAAACTTACATCAACCGCAATTGGTTCCGTCGGGCATTGGCGGCAGCCAAGGATGCTTGGCCGGCCTTTTGAAGGCAATTTCGTGTTTTTCTAATGTTGATACCGGGTCACTGCGACAGCGCGCTTGACCGGAAGGCCCAGGAGGGCCAAATCCAGCCGCATGACCGCACCGTTCTGGAAAACCAAGACGCTAGAGGCGATGACCCCGGCCGAGTGGGAATCGCTCTGCGACGGCTGCGGCAAATGCTGCCTGTCGAAGCTCGAGGACGAGGATACCGGCGAGATCTACTGGACGAGCGTCGGCTGCCGGCTGTTCGACGCCGAAAAATGCCTTTGTTCTGACTATGCCAACCGGCTGTCGCGCGTGCCCGATTGCGTCGGGTTGACGCCGCAGAACGTGCGCACCATCACCTGGTTGCCCAAGACCTGCGCCTACCGGCTCATTGCAGAAGGCCATGATCTCTACTGGTGGCACAGACTGGTTTCGGGCAGCGCGGAGACCGTGCACGAGGCCGGGATTTCGATCCGCGGCCGGGTGAAGGCCAAGGAAACCGACCTGGCCGAGCCTGACGATTATTTTGACTATATCCTTGATGACGAACCCTGACGGGTTCGCATTTGGATGACGAACCCAGAGCGGGACCGGCCGCGCCATGGCGCGTTTCGGCCTGCAGTTTCGAGGGAAAGAAGCGATAGGTTCGGGAAAATCCCTTTTCCTGCCACATGAACCGGAAATGAACAGCCGGTTCGCGGGAAGTTCAGACAGGAAAGGGCATTCTTGGCCCATCGGTTCGCCGAATTACCGATTCGAACGGGCGAAAGCCCCCAACAAGGAGAGAGACAATGTTCAACACGATCAAGACGGCAGCCCTTTCGGCCCTTGTCGGGCTCGGCACGCTCGGTGCCATCCCGGCGGCGCACGCGGACAGCCTCTATCTCGGCTTCGGCAACGGCCCCGATCCCCGTTTCGGCGTCTACACCGGCGAGGACGATGACGGCTATTATCGTCGCGATCGGGAATGGCGCCGCCGCGGCTGCTCGCTGGACCGCGCGCTTGACAAGGCCGAGCGCATGGGCCTGCATCGCGTCCGCATCGTCGACATCGACCGGCGCACGGTGAAGGTGGCCGGTCGCCAGTATGGCGACCGCGTGGTGGTGGTCTTCGCCAACGAGCGCGGCTGCCCGATCATCTATCGCTAAGGGGCGAGATCGCCAGGAACGGCGATCCTCTGTGAGGATCGCTTAGCATGATCCTCTGCGAGGCTCAGCTATGAGTAGCGAGCCCTTTCAGCTGGCCTGAAGCGCGCGGCTCGAAAAACCCCGGAGGACCGGTCCTCCGGGGTTTTTTGTGGCTGGATCCGGACCACCGGTCGGGCGGCGATCACTTCAGCTCGAACGTGACGGTGACCTGGACAGAGTAGGAGTTCTCGCCGGCCTGCACGGGCACGGCGGCGCGGGCGGCATCGAAGGCCTTGGCGTTCATTGGCATCGGGACCGGCGCGACATTCTGGTCGGTGATCTCGATCACCTTGCCCAGGCTCACGCCAGCGGCCTCGGCGAGCGTCTTGGCCTTGGC from Mesorhizobium sp. M1E.F.Ca.ET.045.02.1.1 includes the following:
- a CDS encoding NAD(P)-dependent oxidoreductase → MSLKGKTLFISGGSRGIGLAIALRAARDGANVTIAAKTAEPHPKLPGTIYTAAEEIEQAGGKALPMLCDIRDEAQVADAVAKTVERFGGIDICVNNASAIQLTGTLETDMKRYDLMHQINTRGTFLVSKMCIPHLKLAKNPHILNLAPPLDMKAKWFKNHVAYTMAKFGMSMCTLGMSAEFAGAGIAVNSLWPISTIDTAAVRNLLGGATVAAMSRSPDIMADAARAIFLRPSREATGNFYIDEEVLRAEGVTDFSIYAPGAKGPLAGDFFVPDEVFANSRTNVKRIY
- a CDS encoding OmpA family protein, with protein sequence MKRQPRILAGTAIGLLMASAPLGAYPLQGNAVFGASHGAPVILAQENCAEGQSAEACAQAGGQQGEAEQPKRKKREQQQQTQSAPAEQPAEPEQKPRRKRQDQQQMDTGQTEQAAPAEQQLKPRKKRDQQQQIEAAPADQGGQPAADEQQPRRKKRQLQQQTETAPAEQPAEQAAPATDEQQPRRKKRQLQQTETAPAEQPAEQVAPDQQQQLRKRKLNQQQSETAPAEQVAPDQQQLRKKKLNQQQEAAPAEQPSEQPANDNQPGKKRKLGQQPAEQGQTPAEQAPAGQASRKLKPLPVPGAEQAPAGTEQAPAQEEQPSNQNKRQAKKPLTEQPATGQQQPAPGEQPAEGGATAGTAAQGQAPANANEAPIFDSQKDVVRKRKGRRPAGQNESGQAGVEQGGTGQTGNQTEQLQGQQAQTPAPVDQGPPPTDDKAAQQEIQPEKFVPVTEEKGKRIELTPEQVVRDRRRPQGADVVKQFGDRVILQFNNQTFVESNEAPRITRGARNVYYEDLSGDRTREIVERDNGIQIVTIRNRNGDVIRRSRITPDGHEYVLSYVDERYYNDVDEWRDPGDDLPPMRLDISRRDYILDSEEVEDPDEYYTFLEQPPVERVQRLYSIDEVKRSARVRDIARRIDLDTLNFDFGSATISDEEVQKLEGVATAMEKLLKKNPAETFLIEGHTDAVGTPDANLALSDRRAEAVAEALTNAFGIPAENLTTQGYGEEYLKVNTPGPNRENRRVAIRRITSLVAPVASNTEQ
- a CDS encoding YcgN family cysteine cluster protein encodes the protein MTAPFWKTKTLEAMTPAEWESLCDGCGKCCLSKLEDEDTGEIYWTSVGCRLFDAEKCLCSDYANRLSRVPDCVGLTPQNVRTITWLPKTCAYRLIAEGHDLYWWHRLVSGSAETVHEAGISIRGRVKAKETDLAEPDDYFDYILDDEP
- a CDS encoding LuxR C-terminal-related transcriptional regulator, which produces MPGSATQTIARPEPATHRLTVLIALGDAERAEQLADALGASDDLLPAFGESGAGQTADVAVIDEAALANRAIASNTPAVLLSRRIRREQLPGNVLAVLPPFADGLLVAAAARLAASGYRVTSGGSAEIAARGDFHGELSEEEAHDDNQTRAALSPREAEVLALLAEGAPNKVIARRLNISVHTAKFHVAAILIKLGAANRTDAIAIAMRQGLVLV